One window of the Penaeus vannamei isolate JL-2024 chromosome 31, ASM4276789v1, whole genome shotgun sequence genome contains the following:
- the LOC113812219 gene encoding C-type lectin domain family 4 member G isoform X1 produces the protein MWPCVLILAWAALSEATTGPRSAFVQRLEPIDFVGTDYYLTGGNGAGSGSPSMLEDLRRGHEGLMVKLNDVTRALKEDELKLNNVFYKLGRHDNDLEGVSDNVQKLSSSSKKIEAKLNKHAFNVDFLRRRIERLQREKKAENSMEAQLAAAREIIDRLEDRLTDALIRLGNVENTTRTLEKRSVVSHFPDLLGPPIAAAARPPTLTVYPATHTGGNVAGECSGDWERIGLGCYWFGEEELTFPEAVASCVRRGGHLLTLNPPGTQHELLMDRLADGTTYWTSATDAFNKDDWAFLMTAQPVLPSHWGVDQENTLGSHQRCAGVSNIGLLKQRCTHRQPYICHMF, from the exons ATGTGGCCTTGTGTCTTGATACTGGCGTGGGCGGCGCTGAGCGAGGCAACGACGGGGCCGCGATCTGCTTTTGTTCAGCGGCTCGAACCCATCGACTTCGTGGGCACTGATTACTATCTGACGGGCGG GAACGGCGCAGGAAGCGGGTCGCCCTCGATGCTGGAGGACTTGAGGAGAGGACACGAGGGTCTCATGGTCAAGCTCAACGATGTGACGAGAGCTCTCAAG GAGGACGAACTGAAGCTGAACAACGTCTTCTACAAGCTGGGCCGCCATGACAACGACTTGGAAGGCGTCAGCGACAATGTGCAGAAGCTCTCTTCATCGTCGAAGAAAATTGAGGCGAAACTTAACAAACACGCCTTCAAC GTGGACTTCCTTCGGCGGCGCATCGAGCGGCTGCAGCGGGAGAAGAAGGCGGAAAACTCCATGGAAGCGCAATTAGCAGCCGCCAGGGAGATCATAGACCGCCTGGAAGACCGCCTCACCGACGCCCTCATCCGCCTCGGAAATGTGGAGAACACGACCCGCACTTTGGAGAAACGGTCGGTGGTTTCTCACTTCCCGGACCTGCTTGGCCCGCCCATCGCCGCCGCTGCCCGCCCGCCCACCTTAACCGTGTACCCGGCGACACACACA GGTGGAAATGTGGCAGGTGAGTGCAGCGGCGACTGGGAGAGGATCGGCCTCGGGTGCTACTGGTTCGGCGAGGAGGAGCTCACCTTCCCGGAGGCCGTGGCGTCGTGCGTGCGTCGCGGGGGCCACCTGCTGACCCTCAACCCGCCCGGCACCCAGCACGAACTGCTCATGGACCGCCTCGCCGACG GTACTACCTACTGGACCAGCGCCACAGATGCCTTCAACAAGGATGACTGGGCCTTCCTCATGACAGCCCAGCCCGTGTTGCCTTCTCACTGGGGTGTCGACCAAGAGAACACTCTGGGCAGCCATCAGCGCTGTGCAGGCGTGTCTAACATAGGCCTCCTCAAACAACGCTGCACTCACCGTCAGCCGTATATCTGCCATATGTTTTGA
- the LOC113812219 gene encoding C-type lectin domain family 4 member G isoform X2 — MWPCVLILAWAALSEATTGPRSAFVQRLEPIDFVGTDYYLTGGNGAGSGSPSMLEDLRRGHEGLMVKLNDVTRALKEDELKLNNVFYKLGRHDNDLEGVSDNVQKLSSSSKKIEAKLNKHAFNVDFLRRRIERLQREKKAENSMEAQLAAAREIIDRLEDRLTDALIRLGNVENTTRTLEKRSVVSHFPDLLGPPIAAAARPPTLTVYPATHTGECSGDWERIGLGCYWFGEEELTFPEAVASCVRRGGHLLTLNPPGTQHELLMDRLADGTTYWTSATDAFNKDDWAFLMTAQPVLPSHWGVDQENTLGSHQRCAGVSNIGLLKQRCTHRQPYICHMF; from the exons ATGTGGCCTTGTGTCTTGATACTGGCGTGGGCGGCGCTGAGCGAGGCAACGACGGGGCCGCGATCTGCTTTTGTTCAGCGGCTCGAACCCATCGACTTCGTGGGCACTGATTACTATCTGACGGGCGG GAACGGCGCAGGAAGCGGGTCGCCCTCGATGCTGGAGGACTTGAGGAGAGGACACGAGGGTCTCATGGTCAAGCTCAACGATGTGACGAGAGCTCTCAAG GAGGACGAACTGAAGCTGAACAACGTCTTCTACAAGCTGGGCCGCCATGACAACGACTTGGAAGGCGTCAGCGACAATGTGCAGAAGCTCTCTTCATCGTCGAAGAAAATTGAGGCGAAACTTAACAAACACGCCTTCAAC GTGGACTTCCTTCGGCGGCGCATCGAGCGGCTGCAGCGGGAGAAGAAGGCGGAAAACTCCATGGAAGCGCAATTAGCAGCCGCCAGGGAGATCATAGACCGCCTGGAAGACCGCCTCACCGACGCCCTCATCCGCCTCGGAAATGTGGAGAACACGACCCGCACTTTGGAGAAACGGTCGGTGGTTTCTCACTTCCCGGACCTGCTTGGCCCGCCCATCGCCGCCGCTGCCCGCCCGCCCACCTTAACCGTGTACCCGGCGACACACACAG GTGAGTGCAGCGGCGACTGGGAGAGGATCGGCCTCGGGTGCTACTGGTTCGGCGAGGAGGAGCTCACCTTCCCGGAGGCCGTGGCGTCGTGCGTGCGTCGCGGGGGCCACCTGCTGACCCTCAACCCGCCCGGCACCCAGCACGAACTGCTCATGGACCGCCTCGCCGACG GTACTACCTACTGGACCAGCGCCACAGATGCCTTCAACAAGGATGACTGGGCCTTCCTCATGACAGCCCAGCCCGTGTTGCCTTCTCACTGGGGTGTCGACCAAGAGAACACTCTGGGCAGCCATCAGCGCTGTGCAGGCGTGTCTAACATAGGCCTCCTCAAACAACGCTGCACTCACCGTCAGCCGTATATCTGCCATATGTTTTGA